In one window of Falco biarmicus isolate bFalBia1 chromosome 16, bFalBia1.pri, whole genome shotgun sequence DNA:
- the USP49 gene encoding ubiquitin carboxyl-terminal hydrolase 49 isoform X1 — protein MDRCKHVGRLRLAQDHSILNPQKWHCVDCQTTESIWACLKCSHVACGRYIEEHALKHFEETRHPLAMEVNDLYVFCYLCEDYVLNDNPEGDLKLLRSSLSAIKSQKHDPSTRTGRTLRSMALGEDMCSHQRSPQGQSQMLTALWHRRQTLLAKALRTWFDKSSRGQLKLKQKKQMEELEKKKEAARQRRQEMKRQLLEELANTPPRKSARLLSHVHRENLIPRKFREVATASPTSRQMQSSRFKQFYSIRRKPLMTPGVTGLRNLGNTCYMNSILQVLSHLQKFRECFLTLDLCETEELLAKTVNGKSRMPGKLANGSAANESGKTDKVGSYGTQSLPAGLNGSSSISRSLELIQPKEPSSKHISLCHELHTLFRVMWSGKWALVSPFAMLHSVWSLIPAFRGYDQQDAQEFLCELLDKVQQELESEGTKRRILIPFSQRKLTKQVLKVVNTIFHGQLLSQVTCITCNYKSNTVEPFWDLSLEFPERYHSIEKGIIPVNQAECMLTEMLAKFTETEALEGRIYACDQCNSKRRKSSPKPLVLSEAKKQLMIYRLPQVLRLHLKRFRWSERNHREKIGVHVLFDQVLNMEPYCCRDSLSSLDKETFVYDLSAVVMHHGKGFGSGHYTAYCYNTEGGFWVHCNDSKLNVCSVEEVCKTQAYILFYTQRTVQDKARISEKQLQAQVPSKNSDKDRRLTFP, from the exons ATGGATAGATGCAAACATGTTGGGCGGCTACGACTCGCCCAGGACCACTCTATCCTGAACCCCCAGAAGTGGCACTGCGTGGATTGCCAGACAACTGAATCTATCTGGGCTTGTCTGAAGTGTTCCCACGTAGCTTGTGGGAGGTACATCGAGGAGCATGCACTTAAACACTTTGAAGAAACCCGGCATCCATTGGCAATGGAAGTTAATGATCTGTACGTCTTTTGTTATCTTTGTGAAGATTATGTCTTGAATGATAACCCGGAGGGTGATTTGAAATTGCTGAGAAGTTCTCTGTCAGCAATTAAAAGTCAAAAACATGATCCATCAACAAGAACTGGCAGGACATTGCGATCAATGGCTTTGGGAGAGGACATGTGCAGCCATCAAAGGAGCCCTCAGGGACAATCTCAGATGCTTACAGCTCTCTGGCACAGGCGCCAGACCTTGCTTGCGAAGGCGCTGCGGACCTGGTTTGATAAGAGCTCTAGAGGCCagctaaaattaaaacaaaagaaacaaatggaggagttggagaaaaagaaggaggCAGCTAGGCAGCGGCGGCAGGAGATGAAGAGGCaactgctggaggagctggcaaACACTCCTCCGCGGAAGAGTGCAAGGCTGTTATCTCATGTGCACAGAGAAAACTTGATTCCAAGGAAATTCAGGGAGGTGGCGACCGCTTCCCCTACCTCAAGgcagatgcagagcagcagattCAAACAGTTTTATTCCATCCGGCGTAAGCCTCTGATGACTCCCGGGGTAACGGGTCTAAGGAACCTGGGAAACACATGTTATATGAATTCTATTCTGCAAGTGCTAAGTCACCTCCAGAAATTTAGAGAATGTTTTTTGACACTTGATCTCTGTGAAACAGAAGAACTCTTAGCTAAAACTGTGAATGGGAAGTCTAGGATGCCTGGCAAATTGGCAAATGGGTCTGCTGCTAATGAGTCAGGGAAGACTGACAAAGTGGGATCATATGGCACGCAGAGCTTGCCAGCTGGCTTAAATGGTAGCTCCTCAATAAGCAGGAGTTTAGAACTAATACAACCCAAGGAACCGAGTTCAAAGCACATCTCCCTCTGTCACGAATTGCACACCCTCTTCAGAGTGATGTGGTCTGGCAAGTGGGCGCTCGTGTCCCCCTTTGCCATGCTGCACTCTGTGTGGAGTCTGATCCCGGCATTTCGAGGTTACGATCAGCAGGACGCTCAGGAATTTCTCTGCGAGTTGTTGGATAAAgtacagcaggagctggagtcAGAAGGAACAAAGCGCAGGATCCTCATCCCGTTCTCGCAGAGGAAGCTCACCAAGCAGGTCCTGAAGGTGGTGAACACCATTTTTCATGGGCAGTTGCTTAGTCAG GTCACCTGTATAACATGCAACTACAAATCCAACACCGTTGAGCCCTTTTGGGATCTTTCCCTGGAATTCCCTGAGCGCTATCACTCTATCGAGAAAGGGATCATCCCTGTTAATCAGGCAGAGTGCATGCTGACAGAAATGTTGGCCAAGTTCACAGAGACAGAAGCTCTGGAAGGAAGGATATACGCGTGCGACCAGTGCAACA gcaAACGGCGAAAGTCTTCTCCTAAACCTCTTGTTCTGAGTGAAGCTAAAAAGCAGTTAATGATCTACAGACTACCTCAGGTCCTCCGACTGCACCTTAAACGATTCAG GTGGTCTGAACGTAATCACCGTGAGAAGATTGGGGTCCATGTCCTCTTTGACCAGGTATTAAACATGGAACCTTACTGCTGCAGGGactctctctcctctcttgaCAAAGAGACCTTTGTCTATGACCTCTCCGCTGTGGTGATGCATCACGGGAAAGGGTTTGGCTCAGGACACTACACAGCATATTGCTACAACACAGAGGGAG
- the USP49 gene encoding ubiquitin carboxyl-terminal hydrolase 49 isoform X2, whose translation MDRCKHVGRLRLAQDHSILNPQKWHCVDCQTTESIWACLKCSHVACGRYIEEHALKHFEETRHPLAMEVNDLYVFCYLCEDYVLNDNPEGDLKLLRSSLSAIKSQKHDPSTRTGRTLRSMALGEDMCSHQRSPQGQSQMLTALWHRRQTLLAKALRTWFDKSSRGQLKLKQKKQMEELEKKKEAARQRRQEMKRQLLEELANTPPRKSARLLSHVHRENLIPRKFREVATASPTSRQMQSSRFKQFYSIRRKPLMTPGVTGLRNLGNTCYMNSILQVLSHLQKFRECFLTLDLCETEELLAKTVNGKSRMPGKLANGSAANESGKTDKVGSYGTQSLPAGLNGSSSISRSLELIQPKEPSSKHISLCHELHTLFRVMWSGKWALVSPFAMLHSVWSLIPAFRGYDQQDAQEFLCELLDKVQQELESEGTKRRILIPFSQRKLTKQVLKVVNTIFHGQLLSQVTCITCNYKSNTVEPFWDLSLEFPERYHSIEKGIIPVNQAECMLTEMLAKFTETEALEGRIYACDQCNSKRRKSSPKPLVLSEAKKQLMIYRLPQVLRLHLKRFRWSERNHREKIGVHVLFDQVFGSTAMTPN comes from the exons ATGGATAGATGCAAACATGTTGGGCGGCTACGACTCGCCCAGGACCACTCTATCCTGAACCCCCAGAAGTGGCACTGCGTGGATTGCCAGACAACTGAATCTATCTGGGCTTGTCTGAAGTGTTCCCACGTAGCTTGTGGGAGGTACATCGAGGAGCATGCACTTAAACACTTTGAAGAAACCCGGCATCCATTGGCAATGGAAGTTAATGATCTGTACGTCTTTTGTTATCTTTGTGAAGATTATGTCTTGAATGATAACCCGGAGGGTGATTTGAAATTGCTGAGAAGTTCTCTGTCAGCAATTAAAAGTCAAAAACATGATCCATCAACAAGAACTGGCAGGACATTGCGATCAATGGCTTTGGGAGAGGACATGTGCAGCCATCAAAGGAGCCCTCAGGGACAATCTCAGATGCTTACAGCTCTCTGGCACAGGCGCCAGACCTTGCTTGCGAAGGCGCTGCGGACCTGGTTTGATAAGAGCTCTAGAGGCCagctaaaattaaaacaaaagaaacaaatggaggagttggagaaaaagaaggaggCAGCTAGGCAGCGGCGGCAGGAGATGAAGAGGCaactgctggaggagctggcaaACACTCCTCCGCGGAAGAGTGCAAGGCTGTTATCTCATGTGCACAGAGAAAACTTGATTCCAAGGAAATTCAGGGAGGTGGCGACCGCTTCCCCTACCTCAAGgcagatgcagagcagcagattCAAACAGTTTTATTCCATCCGGCGTAAGCCTCTGATGACTCCCGGGGTAACGGGTCTAAGGAACCTGGGAAACACATGTTATATGAATTCTATTCTGCAAGTGCTAAGTCACCTCCAGAAATTTAGAGAATGTTTTTTGACACTTGATCTCTGTGAAACAGAAGAACTCTTAGCTAAAACTGTGAATGGGAAGTCTAGGATGCCTGGCAAATTGGCAAATGGGTCTGCTGCTAATGAGTCAGGGAAGACTGACAAAGTGGGATCATATGGCACGCAGAGCTTGCCAGCTGGCTTAAATGGTAGCTCCTCAATAAGCAGGAGTTTAGAACTAATACAACCCAAGGAACCGAGTTCAAAGCACATCTCCCTCTGTCACGAATTGCACACCCTCTTCAGAGTGATGTGGTCTGGCAAGTGGGCGCTCGTGTCCCCCTTTGCCATGCTGCACTCTGTGTGGAGTCTGATCCCGGCATTTCGAGGTTACGATCAGCAGGACGCTCAGGAATTTCTCTGCGAGTTGTTGGATAAAgtacagcaggagctggagtcAGAAGGAACAAAGCGCAGGATCCTCATCCCGTTCTCGCAGAGGAAGCTCACCAAGCAGGTCCTGAAGGTGGTGAACACCATTTTTCATGGGCAGTTGCTTAGTCAG GTCACCTGTATAACATGCAACTACAAATCCAACACCGTTGAGCCCTTTTGGGATCTTTCCCTGGAATTCCCTGAGCGCTATCACTCTATCGAGAAAGGGATCATCCCTGTTAATCAGGCAGAGTGCATGCTGACAGAAATGTTGGCCAAGTTCACAGAGACAGAAGCTCTGGAAGGAAGGATATACGCGTGCGACCAGTGCAACA gcaAACGGCGAAAGTCTTCTCCTAAACCTCTTGTTCTGAGTGAAGCTAAAAAGCAGTTAATGATCTACAGACTACCTCAGGTCCTCCGACTGCACCTTAAACGATTCAG GTGGTCTGAACGTAATCACCGTGAGAAGATTGGGGTCCATGTCCTCTTTGACCAG